In one Lachnospiraceae bacterium GAM79 genomic region, the following are encoded:
- a CDS encoding SAM-dependent methyltransferase: MDIIKEIAETHPHKVVLSNGKGEYKKIVFARKVLKGRNAYQLEKYTQTQVFHENIEEGRLAEHIAMHFPAEFKQMNAFSLTTDYDVKAGKKGNLAVSRRQAENKTISVGGNNRKKKYILDEGMDIPAFRELGIFTKEGKVVSSMYDKFRQINRFIEMVDDVLKSYKGDEINIIDFGCGKSYLTFFLYYYIVEIRHMTAHITGLDLKEQVIKNCNKLAEKCGYTDLKFEIGDINGYRTDRKVDMVVTLHACDTATDYALYNAICWNTTYILSVPCCQHELNKQIRSEELSALTKYGIIKERTAALMTDAIRGCVLEYCGYKTDLLEFIDIEHSPKNILIRAVKKPVSEEKRERAKEEADRLCRTFGIRQTLMQLVMTEERSHS, encoded by the coding sequence ATGGATATTATAAAAGAGATCGCGGAGACACATCCACATAAGGTCGTACTGAGCAATGGAAAGGGAGAATACAAGAAGATCGTATTTGCCCGGAAGGTATTAAAGGGCAGAAATGCATATCAGCTTGAGAAATATACACAGACGCAGGTCTTTCACGAGAATATCGAAGAAGGAAGGCTGGCAGAGCATATTGCGATGCATTTTCCGGCAGAGTTTAAGCAGATGAATGCATTTTCTTTGACGACAGATTATGATGTAAAAGCAGGCAAAAAAGGAAATCTGGCAGTCAGCCGCAGACAGGCGGAGAATAAGACGATATCGGTTGGCGGTAATAATCGCAAGAAGAAATATATTCTGGATGAGGGGATGGATATTCCTGCATTCCGGGAGCTTGGAATATTTACCAAAGAAGGAAAAGTGGTTTCTTCCATGTATGATAAGTTCCGCCAGATCAACCGCTTTATCGAGATGGTAGATGATGTACTGAAGTCTTATAAAGGTGATGAGATCAATATTATTGATTTTGGATGCGGCAAATCCTATCTGACTTTCTTCTTATACTATTATATAGTAGAGATCCGTCATATGACGGCGCATATTACCGGGCTTGATCTGAAAGAACAGGTAATAAAGAATTGTAATAAGCTGGCAGAAAAATGCGGATATACGGATCTGAAGTTTGAGATCGGTGATATCAATGGATACCGGACAGACCGTAAGGTTGATATGGTAGTGACCTTGCATGCCTGTGATACGGCAACTGACTATGCGCTCTACAATGCGATCTGCTGGAACACGACATACATCTTATCTGTTCCGTGTTGCCAGCATGAGTTAAATAAACAGATCCGGTCGGAGGAGTTGTCGGCACTGACCAAGTACGGAATCATCAAGGAACGGACAGCGGCATTGATGACTGATGCGATCCGTGGATGTGTGCTGGAATATTGCGGATATAAGACGGATTTGTTGGAATTTATTGATATTGAACACTCACCTAAAAATATTTTGATCCGGGCAGTGAAGAAACCAGTATCAGAGGAAAAACGGGAACGGGCAAAAGAAGAAGCGGACCGGTTGTGCCGGACCTTTGGCATTCGCCAGACCCTGATGCAGCTTGTGATGACGGAAGAAAGGAGCCATTCATGA
- a CDS encoding NYN domain-containing protein, with translation MKRILMYDCNTVDTVYAPLVCREIMMQDDLIDRLACGYVSKTSKEELQKQGFRMVGAEERGNRASCTFITELVACAFDRQIEGIDIVTNDDTILAAVVKAQEQGKDIRVLGSDAHSEAFIRRCNRFCYIDILQGYEPERCLTPLSEIISDVYRIIIEERASGICTELSGLIHKLTKLHTEFDTRNYGYTSMEELILKNGKDIQFYKDGERYYLEMIDDRENVEHFITAYLSERNNKIDDMQELFDALSEEFERFDTRNYGYASDIAFLLSFPKLEIYNNKGVKLKQSFKLK, from the coding sequence ATGAAACGAATTTTGATGTATGATTGTAATACAGTGGATACCGTTTATGCACCGCTTGTATGCAGAGAGATCATGATGCAGGATGATCTGATCGATCGTCTGGCATGCGGCTATGTTTCAAAGACTTCGAAAGAAGAACTGCAGAAGCAGGGATTTCGCATGGTGGGAGCAGAAGAACGAGGAAATCGTGCCAGCTGCACTTTTATAACAGAATTGGTCGCTTGTGCGTTTGATAGACAGATCGAAGGAATCGATATCGTGACCAATGATGATACGATCCTGGCGGCAGTTGTAAAGGCACAGGAGCAGGGCAAGGATATTCGGGTATTGGGCAGTGACGCACACAGCGAAGCATTTATCCGCAGATGTAATCGCTTCTGTTATATAGATATTTTGCAGGGGTATGAACCGGAGCGGTGTCTGACACCGTTATCGGAAATTATATCCGATGTCTATCGCATTATAATAGAAGAAAGAGCTTCGGGTATATGTACAGAGTTGTCAGGGCTGATACACAAGCTCACGAAGCTGCATACGGAATTTGATACCAGAAATTATGGTTATACCAGCATGGAAGAACTGATTCTGAAAAATGGAAAAGATATTCAGTTCTATAAAGATGGAGAGCGGTATTATCTGGAGATGATCGATGATCGGGAAAATGTAGAACACTTTATAACGGCGTATCTGTCAGAACGGAATAACAAGATAGATGATATGCAGGAGCTGTTTGATGCATTATCAGAAGAATTCGAACGGTTTGATACCAGAAATTATGGTTACGCATCGGATATCGCTTTTCTTTTAAGTTTCCCGAAGCTGGAAATTTATAATAACAAGGGCGTGAAGCTGAAGCAGAGCTTTAAGCTGAAATAA
- the rpsJ gene encoding 30S ribosomal protein S10 — protein MANQIMRITLKAYDHKLIDQAAGQIIDTVKKTGAKVSGPVPMPTKVEKITILRAVHKYKDSREQFEQRTHKRLIDVIAPTQKTIDALQKIDLSAGVYIDVKMK, from the coding sequence ATGGCAAATCAGATTATGAGAATCACATTGAAGGCGTACGACCACAAACTTATCGATCAGGCTGCTGGACAGATCATCGATACTGTTAAAAAGACAGGAGCTAAAGTCAGCGGACCGGTTCCAATGCCTACAAAGGTTGAGAAGATCACAATCCTCAGAGCTGTTCATAAGTACAAAGATTCAAGAGAACAGTTCGAGCAGAGAACTCATAAGAGATTAATCGACGTAATTGCACCAACACAGAAGACAATTGATGCATTACAGAAGATCGATTTATCAGCTGGCGTATACATCGACGTAAAGATGAAATAA
- the rplC gene encoding 50S ribosomal protein L3, producing the protein MKKAILATKVGMTQIFDENGVLVPVTVLQAGPCVVTQVKTVENDGYDAIQVGFGEKKERITTKDVSGKKVIRNPHGAGKAEVGHAKKANTTPKTFYREFRLDDCAQYELGAEIKADVFAEGDKIDVTAKTKGKGYAGGLKRHGLKSGPSGHGSKYHRHAGSNGSATTPGRVFKGKKMPGHMGSVRVTIQNLEVVKIDVENDVILVKGAVPGPKKSLVMIKDTVKTGK; encoded by the coding sequence ATGAAGAAAGCTATTTTAGCAACAAAAGTCGGAATGACTCAGATTTTCGACGAAAACGGCGTGTTAGTGCCGGTAACAGTTTTACAGGCTGGTCCATGTGTTGTAACCCAGGTAAAAACAGTTGAGAATGACGGTTATGATGCAATTCAGGTAGGATTCGGCGAAAAGAAAGAAAGAATCACAACAAAAGACGTATCAGGAAAGAAAGTAATCAGAAACCCACATGGTGCTGGTAAGGCAGAAGTTGGACATGCAAAGAAAGCAAACACAACACCTAAGACTTTCTACAGAGAGTTCAGACTTGATGACTGTGCTCAGTACGAACTTGGTGCAGAGATCAAAGCCGATGTATTTGCTGAAGGAGACAAGATCGACGTTACAGCAAAGACAAAAGGTAAGGGATATGCAGGTGGTCTTAAGAGACACGGCTTAAAGTCAGGTCCTTCAGGACATGGTTCCAAGTATCACAGACATGCAGGTTCAAACGGTTCAGCTACTACACCGGGTAGAGTATTCAAAGGTAAGAAGATGCCTGGACATATGGGTAGCGTAAGAGTTACAATCCAGAACCTTGAGGTAGTTAAGATAGATGTAGAAAATGATGTTATTTTGGTAAAGGGCGCAGTTCCGGGACCAAAGAAATCATTAGTAATGATTAAGGATACAGTAAAGACTGGCAAGTAG
- the rplD gene encoding 50S ribosomal protein L4 gives MASVKVYDIEGKEVETLELNDSVFGVEINEHLMHLAVVGQQANSRQGTQSAKTRSEVSGGGRKPWRQKGTGHARQGSTRSPQWTGGGVVFAPKPRDYSVKMNKKEKQLAMKSALSAKLAEDKLVVVDKIELEEVKTSVFAKILANLKAPKSLVVTKDKNDKVVLSANNIPTVKTTATNSLSVYDILKYDKLVLTKDAVAAIEEVYA, from the coding sequence ATGGCATCAGTTAAGGTTTATGACATCGAAGGAAAAGAAGTTGAGACATTAGAACTCAATGATTCTGTATTCGGTGTAGAGATAAATGAACATTTAATGCATCTGGCTGTAGTTGGCCAGCAGGCAAATAGCCGTCAGGGTACACAGAGCGCAAAGACTCGTTCTGAAGTATCAGGTGGTGGAAGAAAGCCATGGAGACAGAAAGGAACAGGTCATGCAAGACAGGGTTCAACAAGATCTCCACAGTGGACAGGCGGCGGAGTTGTATTCGCACCAAAGCCAAGAGATTATTCAGTTAAGATGAATAAGAAAGAAAAGCAGCTTGCTATGAAGTCAGCACTTTCAGCAAAGCTTGCAGAAGATAAACTTGTTGTAGTTGACAAGATTGAATTAGAAGAGGTTAAGACAAGCGTATTCGCAAAGATCCTTGCAAATCTTAAAGCTCCTAAGTCATTAGTAGTAACAAAGGATAAGAACGACAAAGTTGTTCTTTCAGCAAACAACATTCCAACAGTTAAGACAACAGCTACAAACTCACTGAGTGTATATGACATTCTTAAGTATGATAAGCTTGTTCTTACAAAGGATGCTGTAGCAGCAATTGAGGAGGTGTACGCATAA
- the rplW gene encoding 50S ribosomal protein L23 encodes MADIKYYDVILKPVITEKSMNAMAEKKYTFLVHPEATKAQIKEAVEKMFEGTEVAKVNTMNNDGKVKRRGVTLGRTDKYKKAIVKLTEASKEIEIFEGL; translated from the coding sequence ATGGCAGACATCAAATATTATGACGTTATACTTAAGCCTGTAATCACAGAGAAAAGTATGAATGCAATGGCAGAGAAGAAGTACACATTTCTTGTACACCCGGAAGCAACAAAGGCTCAGATCAAAGAAGCTGTAGAGAAGATGTTCGAAGGAACAGAAGTTGCTAAGGTTAACACCATGAACAATGACGGTAAGGTTAAAAGACGTGGCGTAACACTTGGAAGAACAGACAAGTACAAGAAAGCAATCGTTAAACTTACAGAAGCAAGCAAAGAGATCGAAATTTTCGAAGGACTGTAA
- the rplB gene encoding 50S ribosomal protein L2: protein MGIKTYNPYTPSRRNMTGLDFSEITKSTPEKSLVVSMSKTAGRNNQGKITVRHHGGGEKRKYRIIDFKRNDKDGIPATVNAIEYDPNRSANIALLFYADGEKRYILAPYKLAVGDVLMSGAEAEIKVGNCLPLQNIPVGTLVHNIELYPGKGGQLVRSAGNSAQLMAKEGKYATLRLPSGEMRMVPIICRATIGQVGNIEHGLVNIGKAGRKRHMGVRPTVRGSVMNPNDHPHGGGEGRAPIGRSGPSTPWGKPAMGLKTRKKNKQSNKMIVRRRDGKSIK from the coding sequence ATGGGAATTAAGACATATAACCCATATACACCTTCCAGAAGAAATATGACCGGTCTTGATTTTTCAGAGATCACAAAATCAACACCTGAGAAATCACTCGTTGTATCAATGAGCAAGACAGCTGGTCGTAATAATCAGGGAAAGATCACAGTTAGACATCACGGCGGTGGTGAGAAACGTAAATACAGAATTATAGATTTCAAGAGAAACGATAAGGATGGAATTCCAGCAACAGTTAATGCAATCGAATATGATCCGAACAGATCAGCAAACATTGCACTTCTGTTCTATGCTGATGGCGAGAAGAGATACATCCTTGCTCCTTATAAGTTAGCAGTAGGAGATGTTCTTATGAGTGGTGCTGAAGCAGAGATCAAAGTTGGTAACTGCCTCCCACTTCAGAATATTCCGGTTGGTACATTAGTACACAACATCGAGTTATACCCAGGTAAGGGCGGACAGCTTGTTCGTTCAGCAGGTAACTCAGCACAGCTTATGGCTAAGGAAGGAAAGTATGCAACATTAAGACTTCCTTCAGGCGAAATGAGAATGGTTCCAATCATCTGCCGTGCAACAATCGGTCAGGTAGGAAACATTGAGCATGGCCTTGTTAACATTGGTAAAGCCGGACGTAAACGTCACATGGGCGTTAGACCAACAGTTCGTGGTTCTGTTATGAACCCTAATGACCATCCACATGGTGGTGGTGAAGGTAGAGCACCAATCGGTCGTTCAGGCCCTTCAACTCCATGGGGTAAGCCAGCAATGGGATTAAAGACAAGAAAGAAGAACAAGCAGTCTAATAAGATGATCGTAAGAAGAAGAGACGGCAAGAGCATTAAATAG
- the rpsS gene encoding 30S ribosomal protein S19, whose translation MARSLKKGPFADEHLLKKIDAMNASNSKEVVKTWSRRSTIFPSFVGHTIAVHDGRKHVPVYVTEDMVGHKLGEFVVTRTYRGHGKDEKKGRK comes from the coding sequence ATGGCTCGTTCATTAAAAAAAGGACCATTCGCAGATGAGCATTTACTCAAGAAGATAGATGCTATGAATGCAAGCAATAGCAAAGAAGTTGTTAAGACCTGGTCAAGACGTTCAACAATTTTCCCATCATTCGTAGGTCATACAATCGCAGTTCATGATGGAAGAAAGCATGTACCTGTATATGTTACAGAAGACATGGTTGGACATAAGCTTGGTGAGTTCGTAGTTACCAGAACCTACAGAGGCCATGGTAAAGACGAAAAGAAGGGTAGAAAATAA
- the rplV gene encoding 50S ribosomal protein L22 — translation MAKGHRSHDKRLRNENKDTRPSAKVSYARVSVTKACFVLDAIRGKDVQTALGILAYNPRYGSSVIEKLLKSAIANAENNNGLKAEDLYVAECYANKGPTMKRVHPRAQGRAYRIEKRTSHITIVLDER, via the coding sequence ATGGCTAAAGGACATAGATCCCATGATAAGAGACTCAGAAATGAGAATAAAGATACCAGACCATCAGCTAAGGTATCATATGCAAGAGTGTCAGTAACAAAGGCTTGTTTCGTATTAGATGCCATCAGAGGTAAGGATGTTCAGACTGCACTTGGTATTCTGGCATACAACCCAAGATATGGTTCAAGTGTTATAGAGAAGCTGTTAAAGTCAGCAATCGCAAATGCTGAAAACAACAATGGACTTAAGGCAGAGGACCTTTATGTAGCAGAGTGCTACGCTAACAAGGGACCTACAATGAAGAGAGTTCATCCAAGAGCCCAGGGTAGAGCATATAGAATCGAGAAGAGAACAAGTCACATCACAATCGTGCTTGACGAGAGATAG